From the genome of Scytonema hofmannii PCC 7110, one region includes:
- the acnB gene encoding bifunctional aconitate hydratase 2/2-methylisocitrate dehydratase, translating into MLESYRRHVTERAALGIPPLPLDAKQTSELCELLKNPPAGEEETLLHLLSDRISPGVDPAAYVKAGFLTAIAKKEVSSPLISPIAAVQWLGTMVGGYNVQSLIELLQTPSTSLSDSSETPLMMKGQGKEPIAAYAAEALSKTLLVYDAFHDILELSKTNPFAKQVIDSWVEAEWFTSRPIVPEFINVTVFKVPGETNTDDLSPATQATTRPDIPLHALAMLESRMPGSLQTIAELKTKGFPVAYVGDVVGTGSSRKSAINSVLWHIGHDIPYIPNKRSGGYILGSTIAPIFFNTAEDAGALPIQCDVTKMETGMVITIYPHRGEITNEDGEVISTFTLKPDTILDEVRAGGRIPLLIGRTLTDKTRLALGLEPSTVFTRPQQPTDTGKGYTLAQKMVGKACGLPGVRPGTSCEPIMTTVGSQDTTGPMTRDELKELACLGFSADLTIQSFCHTAAYPKPVDIKTHKELPDFFASRAGVALRPGDGIIHSWLNRMLLPDTVGTGGDSHTRFPLGISFPGGSGLVAFAAALGVMPLDMPESVLVRFKGELQPGITLRDIVNAIPYVAIQKGLLTVEKKNKKNVFAGRILEMEGLPDLKVEQAFELTDASAERSCGGCTIKLSVETISEYLRSNVALLKNMVARGYQDARTIMRRVAKMEEWLANPVLLEADADAEYAEIIEIDLNEIKEPIVAAPNDPDNVKLLSEVANDPIQEVFLGSCMTNIGHYRAMAKVLDGAGAVKTRLWVSPPTRMDEHQLKEEGVYGIFGAAGARTEIPGCSLCMGNQARVADGVTVFSTSTRNFNNRMGKDARVYLGSAELAAVCALLGRIPTVQEYLDIVASKIHPFADDLYRYLNFDQIAGFEDEGRVIALEQMPRIEDILGMPTAGKK; encoded by the coding sequence ATGTTAGAATCATACCGCAGACACGTTACAGAAAGAGCCGCCCTCGGAATCCCCCCCTTACCATTAGATGCAAAACAAACATCTGAACTATGTGAATTACTAAAAAATCCTCCTGCGGGTGAAGAAGAGACATTACTACACTTGTTGAGCGATCGCATTTCTCCTGGGGTCGATCCTGCAGCCTATGTCAAAGCAGGGTTTCTCACTGCCATTGCCAAAAAGGAAGTCAGTAGCCCCTTGATTTCACCGATTGCTGCAGTGCAATGGTTGGGTACAATGGTGGGTGGTTACAACGTCCAATCGTTAATCGAACTCCTGCAAACTCCAAGTACATCCCTATCGGATTCTTCTGAAACACCCCTAATGATGAAAGGGCAAGGAAAGGAACCGATAGCCGCCTATGCAGCAGAGGCATTGAGCAAAACCCTTTTGGTGTATGATGCCTTCCACGATATTCTAGAATTATCCAAAACCAATCCTTTCGCCAAACAGGTTATTGACTCTTGGGTAGAAGCTGAATGGTTTACTTCTCGTCCGATAGTACCAGAATTCATCAACGTGACTGTCTTCAAAGTACCAGGCGAGACAAATACTGACGACTTGTCTCCTGCAACCCAGGCTACCACACGTCCCGATATTCCCCTACACGCTTTGGCAATGCTGGAAAGTAGAATGCCTGGTTCACTGCAAACCATTGCTGAGTTAAAGACAAAAGGTTTTCCCGTAGCTTATGTCGGGGATGTGGTAGGGACTGGTTCCTCCCGCAAATCGGCAATTAACTCTGTGTTATGGCACATTGGGCATGATATTCCTTACATACCCAACAAGCGATCGGGTGGGTATATTTTAGGTAGTACGATCGCACCCATTTTCTTTAACACTGCAGAAGACGCTGGTGCTTTACCCATCCAGTGTGATGTCACCAAGATGGAAACCGGGATGGTAATTACAATCTATCCCCATAGAGGAGAAATCACCAACGAAGACGGCGAAGTTATTTCCACCTTCACCCTCAAACCCGACACAATTCTTGATGAAGTCCGTGCTGGTGGACGCATTCCCTTACTCATCGGACGTACCCTCACGGACAAAACCAGACTTGCTCTTGGTTTAGAACCCAGCACAGTCTTTACCCGTCCCCAGCAACCGACTGACACGGGTAAAGGTTATACGTTGGCACAGAAAATGGTAGGTAAAGCTTGCGGTTTACCTGGAGTTCGTCCCGGTACATCCTGCGAACCCATCATGACAACTGTTGGTTCTCAGGATACTACAGGACCGATGACTCGCGATGAATTGAAAGAACTCGCTTGTCTGGGTTTTTCTGCTGACTTGACAATCCAGAGTTTCTGTCATACAGCAGCGTATCCCAAACCAGTTGATATCAAAACTCATAAGGAATTGCCTGACTTTTTCGCCTCTCGTGCTGGTGTCGCTTTACGTCCCGGTGATGGTATCATCCATTCCTGGTTAAATCGGATGCTGTTACCAGATACTGTCGGAACTGGTGGAGACTCCCATACGCGATTCCCCCTAGGTATTTCCTTCCCTGGTGGTTCTGGATTGGTGGCGTTTGCAGCGGCTTTGGGTGTCATGCCTTTGGATATGCCAGAATCTGTGTTGGTAAGGTTTAAAGGAGAGTTGCAACCTGGTATTACTTTGAGGGATATAGTGAATGCCATTCCCTACGTAGCGATTCAGAAAGGTTTGCTCACAGTAGAGAAGAAGAACAAGAAAAATGTCTTTGCTGGGCGGATTCTGGAGATGGAAGGTTTGCCAGATTTGAAAGTTGAGCAAGCGTTTGAACTGACTGATGCAAGTGCCGAACGTTCTTGTGGGGGTTGTACTATCAAGTTGAGTGTTGAGACAATTTCAGAATATCTGCGTTCCAACGTAGCGCTGTTGAAGAACATGGTAGCACGAGGTTATCAAGATGCCCGTACCATTATGCGGCGTGTTGCTAAGATGGAGGAGTGGTTGGCAAATCCGGTATTGTTAGAAGCGGATGCTGATGCAGAATACGCGGAAATTATCGAAATCGATCTGAACGAAATCAAAGAACCTATTGTGGCTGCGCCCAATGACCCCGATAATGTGAAATTATTATCGGAAGTGGCTAATGACCCAATACAAGAAGTGTTCCTTGGTTCTTGTATGACGAATATCGGTCATTATCGCGCAATGGCTAAGGTGTTGGATGGTGCAGGTGCAGTGAAAACTCGTTTGTGGGTTTCTCCACCAACTCGCATGGACGAACACCAACTGAAAGAAGAAGGTGTTTATGGTATTTTTGGTGCTGCAGGTGCGCGGACAGAAATACCCGGTTGCAGTTTGTGCATGGGTAATCAGGCGCGAGTTGCTGATGGCGTGACAGTGTTTTCTACTTCTACCCGCAACTTCAATAACCGCATGGGTAAAGATGCACGAGTTTATCTCGGTTCTGCGGAATTGGCTGCAGTTTGTGCGCTGTTGGGAAGGATTCCTACTGTGCAGGAATATTTGGATATTGTGGCGAGTAAGATTCATCCTTTTGCTGATGATTTGTATCGGTATTTGAATTTCGACCAAATTGCTGGTTTTGAGGATGAAGGAAGGGTAATTGCGTTGGAACAGATGCCAAGGATTGAGGATATTTTGGGTATGCCGACTGCAGGGAAAAAGTAG
- a CDS encoding HNH endonuclease, whose translation MEAQPPSQPYILQNSVVVFSKNYLPLARINIKRAIVLLVTGQAESLNFGTTKQWEVRSPSIVLQVPEHIRLTVSNPERHWKVPGVNRREVLKRDGNTCQYCGSTKRLTLDHVIPRSKGGQHTWNNVVTACERCNQNKGDRLPHEAGMVLKSKPKAPIHPTVTFAEQFWNTQRLTENE comes from the coding sequence ATGGAAGCTCAACCACCAAGTCAGCCGTACATACTACAAAATTCAGTGGTAGTGTTCTCTAAAAACTACTTACCACTAGCACGCATCAATATCAAACGAGCAATCGTGCTTTTGGTGACGGGTCAGGCAGAATCTTTGAATTTTGGTACTACAAAACAGTGGGAAGTGCGATCGCCTAGTATCGTACTACAAGTCCCCGAACACATCCGCTTAACGGTTAGCAATCCCGAACGGCACTGGAAAGTACCTGGTGTCAATCGGCGTGAAGTTCTCAAGCGTGATGGTAATACCTGCCAATACTGCGGTAGCACAAAACGTTTAACCCTAGACCACGTGATTCCTCGTTCCAAAGGCGGACAGCATACTTGGAATAACGTTGTCACAGCGTGCGAACGTTGTAACCAAAATAAAGGCGATCGCTTACCCCATGAAGCAGGAATGGTACTGAAAAGTAAGCCCAAAGCGCCAATTCACCCAACCGTCACCTTTGCCGAACAATTTTGGAATACACAACGGCTGACTGAAAACGAGTAA
- a CDS encoding DUF4126 domain-containing protein has protein sequence MIDILAALSASAAAGIRIALPLLFIGLLQGSSLWSDVPLLSQVSTPLLLFLLTSWSVVEIFASKKLLGQRVLQVFHLLLAPLVGAIMGLAVANATSTPNWLIALIGGSLAFVLQLVQIGWFYRLRGIPLWAVFIQDALCVALVFFALDAPTQGGLIALILLWFAVHSARIWYRWYRKRLINGS, from the coding sequence ATGATTGACATCCTAGCCGCACTATCTGCATCTGCGGCGGCAGGAATTAGAATAGCCCTGCCCCTGCTTTTTATTGGACTACTTCAAGGCAGTAGTCTTTGGTCAGATGTTCCTCTTTTATCCCAGGTTTCGACTCCTTTGTTGCTGTTCTTGCTGACAAGTTGGTCAGTGGTTGAGATATTTGCCTCTAAAAAACTCTTAGGGCAGCGAGTGTTACAAGTATTTCACTTATTACTTGCCCCACTTGTTGGAGCAATTATGGGGTTGGCTGTTGCAAATGCGACATCTACACCAAATTGGTTGATTGCGCTTATTGGCGGTTCATTAGCCTTCGTGCTTCAACTAGTCCAAATCGGTTGGTTTTACCGATTGCGAGGCATACCATTGTGGGCTGTCTTTATTCAAGATGCTTTGTGTGTTGCTTTGGTATTTTTTGCCTTGGATGCTCCCACACAAGGTGGATTAATTGCTTTAATTCTTTTATGGTTTGCTGTTCATAGTGCTAGGATTTGGTATCGCTGGTATCGCAAACGACTCATCAATGGCTCCTAG
- a CDS encoding type II toxin-antitoxin system HicB family antitoxin: MKSLQNYTIVIRPDDNGTFVAYLLAISGCHAWGETPDAARAELVFVFDMIKEEYEEQA; this comes from the coding sequence ATGAAATCTCTACAAAACTATACTATTGTTATACGTCCTGATGATAATGGTACTTTTGTCGCCTATCTGCTAGCAATTTCTGGCTGTCATGCTTGGGGAGAAACTCCGGATGCAGCTCGTGCTGAACTTGTTTTTGTTTTTGACATGATTAAGGAAGAATACGAAGAACAAGCTTAA
- a CDS encoding CPBP family intramembrane glutamic endopeptidase: protein MAQQHKHEPEVPYLTRTQVLVAMGVTAVILWIVAKLWLRFGNISLMSWRWQQTELMLGVFLGLCITILSGIVYRLWTPYRRSANYYLEMVLRPLALPDIIWLGLLPGLSEELLFRGVMVPALGFNHLAVIISSLCFGVLHLSSPQQWPYVAWATVVGLLLGYSALFSGNLLVPIIAHVITNMISSFLWKVGQSSLRI from the coding sequence GTGGCACAACAGCACAAGCACGAGCCAGAAGTTCCATACCTGACACGCACCCAAGTGTTGGTGGCGATGGGAGTAACTGCAGTTATTTTGTGGATAGTCGCTAAACTGTGGTTGCGCTTTGGCAACATTTCTTTAATGTCCTGGCGTTGGCAACAAACAGAGTTAATGCTAGGAGTTTTTTTGGGTTTATGTATCACCATTTTAAGTGGTATAGTTTATCGCCTTTGGACTCCCTACCGCAGAAGCGCAAACTATTACTTAGAAATGGTTTTAAGACCCCTAGCTTTGCCAGACATCATTTGGCTGGGGCTACTACCTGGTTTGAGTGAAGAATTGTTATTTCGCGGTGTGATGGTACCAGCTTTAGGATTCAATCATTTAGCTGTTATTATATCTAGCCTTTGCTTTGGTGTCTTACACCTCAGCAGTCCTCAACAATGGCCTTACGTAGCTTGGGCAACTGTTGTCGGGTTGTTGCTAGGATACAGCGCCCTTTTTAGTGGCAATTTACTGGTGCCAATTATTGCTCATGTGATTACCAACATGATTTCCAGCTTTTTATGGAAGGTTGGACAATCCTCGCTCAGGATATAG
- a CDS encoding hybrid sensor histidine kinase/response regulator — translation MKNLLTSGQFIPHGHCYLWQPALVWLHIISDSLIALAYYSIPIALVYFVRKRQDLPFNWIFVLFGAFIIACGTTHIMEIWTIWRPMYWLSGLIKAITAVVSLYTALALVPLVPKALALPSPAQLETVNRELQQQMTERLQAEAALQKANEELLQKSQERLELAQKIGKIGTFEWNIQTNETIWTEELEVLYGQAPGAFSGKYNFWAQAVYPDDLARVEQEIQRAINEGLDLDTEYRIRWHDGEEHWIAVKGQVFHDRNNKPLRMIGVNMDITERKRAEQKIREQAALLNITKDAILVRSLNEHKILFWNKGAEDLYGWTAEEALSKNANTLLYDDKTVLNLESAKETVILKGSWQGELHQRAQNKREIIVSSRWTLMNDWFKQPVSILVVNTDITEAKKLEAQSLRTQRLESIGTLASGIAHDLNNVLTPIIASAQLILHTKLPEEKKQKLLTTVELSAKRGAALVKQVLQFARGIESQSTMVQIKDLLEEFQQVAFETFPKSIEICVKMASNLGVVLGDVTQLQQVFLNLCVNARDAMVNGGVLSISAENIFVDENFVRMNPEAKVGSYIVVTVTDTGVGIPSEIMDRIFEPFFTTKEHGKGTGLGLATVFGITKNHGGFIKVYSEVGRGTQFKVYLPALEGSISYVAEDSEMIAGNGELILFVDDEQAIREISKSLLQAHNYKVLTGCDGIEAIALYVQHQQEINAVVMDIMMPSLGGIDTMRALQTINPSVKIIAISGLESNQNIADNPEITCVKAFLPKPYTMPALLKSLHSVLNVNNS, via the coding sequence TTGAAGAATCTTTTAACTTCCGGACAGTTTATTCCCCACGGACATTGTTATCTGTGGCAACCAGCATTAGTATGGCTGCATATCATATCTGATTCTCTGATTGCACTTGCGTATTACTCAATTCCCATCGCGCTAGTTTATTTTGTACGAAAGCGGCAAGACTTGCCTTTTAACTGGATATTTGTTCTGTTTGGAGCTTTTATTATCGCCTGTGGCACGACCCACATAATGGAAATTTGGACAATTTGGCGTCCAATGTATTGGTTATCGGGATTAATCAAAGCTATAACTGCAGTAGTTTCGCTGTATACAGCGTTGGCACTAGTACCATTAGTTCCAAAAGCACTTGCTCTACCAAGCCCTGCACAACTTGAGACAGTAAACCGCGAATTACAGCAACAAATGACAGAACGCCTTCAAGCAGAAGCAGCCCTACAAAAAGCAAATGAGGAATTACTTCAGAAAAGTCAAGAGCGATTGGAACTAGCGCAAAAGATCGGTAAGATTGGAACTTTTGAGTGGAATATTCAAACAAATGAGACAATATGGACAGAAGAACTTGAAGTACTGTATGGGCAAGCACCTGGTGCTTTCAGTGGTAAATATAACTTTTGGGCGCAAGCTGTTTATCCTGATGACCTTGCTAGAGTAGAACAAGAAATCCAACGTGCTATCAATGAAGGGTTGGATTTAGACACGGAGTACCGCATACGTTGGCATGATGGCGAAGAACATTGGATAGCAGTGAAAGGTCAAGTCTTTCACGATCGCAACAACAAGCCTTTGCGGATGATTGGTGTCAACATGGACATTACAGAACGCAAGCGAGCAGAGCAAAAAATTCGCGAACAGGCTGCCTTACTAAATATTACAAAAGACGCTATTTTAGTTCGTTCTCTCAACGAGCACAAAATTCTTTTTTGGAATAAAGGTGCTGAGGATCTTTACGGTTGGACAGCAGAAGAAGCTTTAAGTAAGAATGCCAATACATTATTATATGATGATAAAACTGTACTCAATCTTGAAAGTGCTAAGGAAACGGTAATTTTAAAAGGTAGTTGGCAAGGCGAGTTACATCAAAGAGCGCAGAACAAGCGGGAAATTATTGTTTCAAGTCGCTGGACTCTAATGAATGATTGGTTTAAGCAACCAGTATCAATTCTGGTAGTTAATACTGATATCACTGAGGCAAAAAAACTAGAAGCCCAGTCTCTGCGGACACAACGCTTGGAGAGTATTGGCACCCTTGCTAGTGGAATTGCCCACGATTTGAATAATGTATTAACCCCAATTATTGCTTCCGCTCAACTTATCTTACATACAAAATTGCCAGAAGAAAAGAAACAGAAATTACTAACAACCGTAGAATTAAGTGCCAAACGAGGAGCTGCCTTAGTCAAACAAGTTTTACAGTTTGCACGCGGAATTGAAAGCCAAAGTACAATGGTACAGATCAAAGATTTACTGGAAGAGTTTCAGCAAGTCGCTTTTGAGACATTTCCTAAATCTATTGAAATATGCGTGAAGATGGCATCAAACCTTGGGGTTGTCTTAGGTGATGTGACTCAATTACAACAAGTTTTTTTAAACCTTTGTGTGAACGCTCGTGACGCAATGGTCAATGGTGGTGTTTTAAGTATTTCCGCAGAGAATATTTTTGTTGATGAAAACTTTGTCAGAATGAATCCTGAAGCTAAAGTAGGCTCCTATATTGTTGTGACTGTTACCGATACAGGAGTTGGAATTCCTTCAGAGATAATGGATAGAATCTTTGAACCATTTTTTACAACAAAAGAACATGGCAAAGGTACGGGACTGGGTCTTGCAACTGTGTTTGGTATTACTAAAAATCATGGTGGTTTTATTAAAGTGTACAGCGAGGTAGGAAGGGGAACCCAATTTAAGGTATATTTGCCCGCACTAGAAGGAAGCATTTCTTATGTAGCAGAAGATAGCGAGATGATTGCAGGCAATGGAGAGTTGATTTTGTTTGTAGACGACGAACAAGCTATTCGAGAAATTAGCAAATCTTTACTCCAAGCCCATAACTATAAGGTGTTAACTGGTTGTGATGGGATTGAGGCGATCGCATTATACGTCCAGCATCAACAAGAAATTAATGCTGTCGTGATGGATATAATGATGCCATCTCTAGGTGGAATAGACACTATGCGTGCTTTACAAACAATCAATCCATCTGTCAAAATTATTGCAATTAGCGGATTGGAATCAAACCAAAATATAGCAGACAATCCGGAAATAACTTGTGTTAAAGCATTTTTGCCAAAGCCTTATACAATGCCAGCATTACTGAAAAGTTTGCATTCTGTCTTGAATGTTAACAATTCCTGA
- a CDS encoding DUF3326 domain-containing protein, giving the protein MNLYTSILIVPTGIGASIGGYAGDALPVAKAVARVCDRLITHPNVLNGANLYWNLPNALYVEGYGLDKFAAGEWGLRPVYQNRIGLILDQGIEPELQLRHLQAADAARATLGLSLTDYVITDAHLEVQLQISASGASWGTIGNPDSLLRAAEILIEKAGAEAIAVVARFPDNIDEEIEQKYRQGQGIDPIAGAEAVISHLIVRTFQIPCAHSPAFLPPPLDPNLSPRSAAEELGYTFLTSVLVGLSRAPQFLIGGSHQLTESKTKIKTGDIWVNQVDAAIVPATACGSSALLSLSRSRRCQIVTVEDNQTQIQVPPQPLGIKSIQVNSYLEAIGVLVAHQAGIDPSTLSSEISQLRLLKYES; this is encoded by the coding sequence GTGAATTTATATACATCCATTTTAATTGTACCAACTGGCATTGGGGCATCCATTGGGGGTTATGCAGGAGATGCATTGCCAGTTGCAAAAGCTGTCGCTAGGGTTTGCGATCGCTTGATTACTCACCCAAATGTTCTCAATGGAGCCAACCTGTACTGGAATTTACCCAACGCTCTTTACGTAGAAGGTTACGGGCTTGACAAATTTGCTGCTGGCGAGTGGGGACTACGCCCAGTCTATCAAAATCGAATAGGTTTGATTTTAGACCAAGGCATTGAACCAGAGTTACAGTTGCGGCACTTGCAAGCAGCAGATGCAGCTAGAGCTACACTAGGATTATCTTTGACAGACTATGTTATAACTGATGCACACTTAGAAGTACAATTACAGATATCGGCATCGGGGGCAAGTTGGGGAACAATCGGTAACCCAGATAGCCTGTTACGAGCAGCAGAAATATTAATTGAAAAAGCAGGGGCGGAAGCGATCGCAGTGGTTGCGCGTTTTCCCGATAACATAGATGAGGAAATAGAACAAAAGTACCGCCAAGGGCAAGGAATTGATCCCATCGCAGGTGCAGAAGCAGTCATTAGTCATTTAATCGTCAGAACTTTTCAGATCCCTTGTGCCCATTCCCCCGCTTTTTTGCCTCCTCCCCTCGATCCCAATTTATCTCCCCGTTCTGCGGCTGAAGAATTGGGTTATACTTTTTTAACAAGCGTGCTTGTTGGTTTGAGTCGCGCACCCCAATTTCTGATTGGGGGAAGTCATCAATTGACCGAATCTAAGACCAAAATAAAAACAGGAGACATCTGGGTTAATCAAGTCGATGCGGCAATTGTACCCGCAACTGCTTGTGGTAGTAGCGCTTTACTGAGTTTAAGCCGCAGTCGGCGATGCCAAATCGTGACGGTGGAGGACAATCAAACTCAGATACAAGTACCACCCCAACCTTTGGGGATAAAATCAATACAGGTAAATTCATATCTAGAGGCAATAGGTGTATTGGTCGCGCACCAAGCGGGGATCGATCCATCTACCCTCAGTTCAGAAATATCCCAATTACGATTATTAAAATATGAAAGTTAA
- the purN gene encoding phosphoribosylglycinamide formyltransferase, with protein MNQNSLTDTLNVSLISPSISSYKSTDSTIKLGIMASGNGSNFEAITQAIDDGRLSAEIQVLIYNNPDAYAAVRAAKSGVPAVLLNHRDYKRRQDLDGQIVQTLRQYGVEWVVMAGWMRLVTSVLIDAFPNRILNIHPSLLPSFKGSHAVEAALAAGVKIAGCTVHLICLEMDSGPIVMQAAVPVLPGDTPETLHARIQVQEHRILPDAIALAALYPERGLSNLP; from the coding sequence ATGAATCAAAATTCTCTGACCGATACACTCAATGTTAGCTTGATTTCTCCAAGCATTTCTAGCTACAAATCAACAGATAGCACTATCAAACTGGGGATTATGGCTTCGGGAAATGGCAGTAATTTTGAAGCTATTACTCAAGCGATTGACGATGGGCGCTTATCTGCTGAGATTCAAGTCTTAATTTATAATAACCCGGATGCTTATGCTGCGGTACGGGCGGCAAAAAGCGGCGTACCTGCAGTACTTCTCAATCACCGCGACTACAAGCGCCGCCAAGATTTAGACGGACAAATTGTGCAAACTTTGCGGCAATATGGTGTGGAATGGGTGGTTATGGCAGGTTGGATGCGACTGGTAACGTCTGTTTTAATAGACGCTTTCCCGAACAGAATTCTTAATATTCATCCGAGCTTGTTACCCAGTTTTAAGGGATCGCATGCTGTAGAAGCCGCACTTGCAGCAGGCGTGAAGATTGCTGGTTGTACAGTGCATCTCATTTGTTTGGAAATGGATAGCGGTCCTATTGTGATGCAAGCGGCTGTACCCGTGTTGCCCGGTGATACACCAGAAACACTTCATGCTAGGATTCAAGTGCAAGAGCATCGCATTTTACCAGATGCGATCGCTCTTGCAGCACTATATCCTGAGCGAGGATTGTCCAACCTTCCATAA
- the purB gene encoding adenylosuccinate lyase, whose product MIERYTLPEMGNLWTEAYKFKTWLQVEIAVCEAQAELGYIPTAAVEQIKAKANFDPKRVLEIEAEVRHDIIAFLTNVNEYVGEAGRYIHLGLTSSDVVDTALAVQLVASLDILLRSLEELIDAIRQKAKEHRNTVMIGRSHGVHAEPMTFGFKLAGWLAEVLRHQERLKNVCKTIAVGKISGAVGTYANVEPRVEAIACQKLGLQPDTASTQVVSRDRHADFVQQLALLAASIERFSVEIRNLQRTDVLEVEEFFSKGQKGSSAMPHKRNPIRSERLTGMARIVRSHAGAALENVALWHERDISHSSVERVILPDACILTHFMLHEITDLVKNLLVYPENMERNLNCYGGVVFSQKVLLALVDKGLSREEAYAIVQQNAHTAWNKPEGNFRELIANDSRVTQQLSVAEIETCFDPQNHLRHLEEVYQRLGI is encoded by the coding sequence GTGATTGAACGTTATACCTTGCCTGAGATGGGCAATCTTTGGACGGAAGCTTATAAGTTTAAAACCTGGTTGCAAGTAGAAATCGCTGTTTGTGAAGCCCAAGCTGAGTTAGGTTACATCCCAACAGCCGCCGTTGAACAAATTAAGGCAAAGGCAAATTTTGACCCAAAGCGGGTACTGGAAATTGAGGCTGAAGTCCGCCACGATATAATTGCCTTTCTCACAAATGTCAATGAATATGTAGGTGAAGCAGGACGCTACATTCACTTGGGTTTAACGAGTTCTGATGTAGTGGATACGGCTTTGGCAGTGCAGTTAGTTGCAAGTTTAGACATTTTGTTGCGATCTTTAGAAGAGTTGATTGATGCTATTCGTCAAAAAGCCAAAGAGCATCGGAACACGGTTATGATTGGACGTTCCCATGGCGTTCACGCCGAACCTATGACTTTTGGTTTTAAATTGGCTGGATGGTTGGCAGAAGTTCTGCGTCACCAAGAACGTCTGAAAAATGTCTGCAAAACAATTGCAGTTGGTAAGATTTCTGGCGCAGTGGGGACTTACGCTAATGTTGAACCCCGTGTAGAAGCGATCGCTTGTCAAAAACTAGGGCTTCAACCAGATACAGCCTCAACTCAAGTGGTTTCACGCGATCGCCATGCTGATTTTGTGCAACAATTGGCTTTACTAGCTGCATCCATTGAACGATTTTCGGTGGAAATTCGCAATTTGCAAAGAACAGACGTTTTGGAAGTTGAAGAATTCTTTTCCAAAGGGCAAAAAGGTTCCTCAGCAATGCCCCACAAGCGCAACCCCATCCGTTCGGAACGACTGACAGGAATGGCTCGAATTGTCCGCAGCCATGCGGGAGCAGCATTAGAAAACGTTGCACTGTGGCACGAAAGAGATATTTCTCACAGTTCTGTCGAGCGCGTGATTTTACCAGATGCTTGCATTTTGACCCACTTTATGCTTCATGAGATAACCGACCTAGTCAAAAACCTGTTGGTTTATCCCGAAAACATGGAGCGGAATTTAAACTGCTACGGTGGTGTTGTCTTTAGCCAAAAGGTTCTGCTAGCTTTGGTAGACAAGGGATTGAGCCGTGAAGAAGCTTATGCGATCGTTCAACAAAACGCTCATACTGCATGGAATAAGCCCGAAGGTAATTTCCGCGAATTAATTGCCAACGACTCTCGCGTCACTCAACAGCTATCAGTTGCAGAAATTGAAACGTGTTTCGATCCTCAAAACCATCTCAGACATCTGGAGGAAGTTTACCAAAGATTAGGTATTTAG
- a CDS encoding 2Fe-2S iron-sulfur cluster-binding protein gives MPKTHTVEIIYQGKTHTLQVPENETILSVADAASLELPSSCHAGVCTTCAAQIISGTVDQTDGMGVSPDLQKQGYVLLCVAYPRSDLKIETEKEDIVYQLQFGK, from the coding sequence ATGCCCAAAACACACACAGTTGAAATTATCTACCAAGGCAAAACTCATACTTTGCAAGTTCCCGAAAATGAAACCATCCTATCAGTCGCTGATGCTGCTAGTTTAGAGTTGCCAAGTTCCTGTCATGCAGGAGTTTGCACGACTTGTGCAGCCCAAATTATTTCCGGAACTGTGGATCAAACTGATGGCATGGGCGTTAGTCCAGACCTTCAAAAACAGGGCTATGTATTGCTTTGTGTTGCTTATCCTCGCTCTGATTTGAAAATTGAAACTGAGAAAGAGGATATAGTTTATCAGTTGCAATTTGGTAAATAA